One genomic region from Salvelinus sp. IW2-2015 linkage group LG24, ASM291031v2, whole genome shotgun sequence encodes:
- the LOC111951290 gene encoding uncharacterized protein, with amino-acid sequence MIQPVLLLLLLAVKSSPVFGTAISVLEGTSVTLVYRFPSEENHMLYTTLSETSTCKWWSCCNPIAATTLSTIPQENKYRCITRDGMVNFTILDLQPADSGNYCCRAATSTVLNKPLEFYSLRVVKGHTGCNRDLLDGLDFLGNNIENQPITIQSASQCRQECTNIDKCQYFTFNWKETERRNECSLKASIGDLMNSTITIQRLQNATSGYSLKNCSGKDYLHYINESKSWINAMKFCRSRGSKSNLVHITNQTVQADVTQLIANVGLACGGVWIGLERSIFEWSAPWLWTSSDVDKVVKYSEWHSCFPLNPINYHCGKMVWVGNEELKWLDASCHQELPFICQDLH; translated from the exons ATGATACAGCCAGTACTTCTACTCCTGCTACTGG CAGTCAAGTCCTCACCAGTGTTTGGGACTGCGATATCAGTACTGGAGGGAACCTCTGTGACCCTTGTCTACAGATTTCCCAGTGAGGAGAATCACATGCTTTATACAACTTTGAGTGAAACCAGTACTTGCAAATGGTGGTCCTGTTGTAATCCCATAGCTGCGACAACATTATCTACCATCCCACAAGAAAACAAATACAGATGTATAACTAGAGATGGGATGGTGAACTTCACCATTTTAGACCTTCAGCCTGCAGACAGTGGGAACTACTGTTGCAGAGCAGCGACCTCTACAGTGTTAAATAAACCTTTAGAATTCTACAGCCTGAGGGTAGTGAAAG GTCACACAGGTTGCAACAGGGATCTACTGGACGGATTGGATTTTCTGGGCAACAATATTGAGAATCAGCCAATCACAATCCAAAGTGCAAGTCAGTGCAGGCAGGAATGCACCAATATTGACAAGTGCCAGTACTTCACATTTAATTGGAAGGAGACAGAAAGGAG AAACGAATGTTCCTTGAAGGCCTCAATTGGTGATCTGATGAACTCAACAATTACAATACAGCGCCTCCAAAATGCAACCTCAGGCTATTCCCTGAAAAACTGCAGTGGTAAAG ATTACCTGCACTACATCAACGAGTCCAAGAGCTGGATCAATGCCATGAAGTTCTGCAGAAGTCGTGGCTCCAAGTCTAACCTGGTGCACATCACCAACCAGACCGTGCAGGCTGACGTGACCCAGCTCATCGCCAATGTGGGGCTGGCATGTGGGGGGGTGTGGATTGGTCTGGAGAGGTCCATCTTTGAGTGGAGCGCTCCCTGGCTGTGGACCAGTAGTGATGTTGATAAGGTGGTGAAGTACAGCGAGTGGCACAGCTGCTTCCCCCTCAACCCCATCAATTACCACTGTGGTAAGATGGTCTGGGTTGGTAACGAAGAACTGAAGTGGCTGGATGCTTCCTGTCATCAGGAATTACCCTTCATCTGTCAAG ATCTCCACTAG